The DNA segment TCATGTGTCGCTATCACAATCAAGGACTGAAGCTACCAAGATCCCCAAGCATACATTTCATAACAATAAGATAGCTAGATCGAGCCTTGTAATTTGAATTTTCAAAATAGATACCCTTTGAAACCTTACACAACATGGCTTCATGATAACTATTTCTCACCGATCAATGCCAGAGCAAAATCCTTGTAATCACCACTCAGAACTGACTTGATATTCCCACTCAACGTAGCACCAGTCACTGGCTTGTACGCCTGCTTTGTCTGATATAAACGACCCTGGTCCCAGTAAAGACTGACGAGtctgttgatgaagagacggTCCTTGCGCATCGACTTGTTTAGTGGTCTACTGAGCCTGCCTGCATCAGCTCGAGCTCGATCCTGTGCATGGTAGAGTATCCGCAGCAGCACGTCTTCCATGTCACCGCGGAACTCCTTTTCAATAACACTCTCGAGACTGCGGTGGTATTTGTGCTGATATGCATCGTTCATTGCACGAACTTGGGCGTCgttgctgctggtgaatATCTGCGCTACAGAGACAGCATTGGCACCGATTGTACCCTCAGTGGCCCTCTGCAGTTCTGTAATCTTCTGATCAATCTCGTGAGGAATCACTGGAGCGTTATCTTCCGCTCGCCTGGCGGCAAGGACCATGCTATAGAGTCGGTAGAGGGTATCGTCGACATCTTCCTTGATATCCACCAGAAGTTCTTTGCCTCGGAAACGCTTGTACTCTGCGGTAATAGCACGAATATCAGCGTTGGAACGGCAGAGAAGAACGTCGTTCAAGGCATCTTCGTCAGTGCCAGCGCGGTTGAGAGCCTTTGAAAGATTTTGAACGTCATTCTCCAATGGCCCGCGGATCAGAGCGAGAAGACATGTCTCGAAGTCGCCACGGGTCTCACTTTCGATGTCCTTTGCTAGATCGCGCATGAAGCGGCTATTGTAATCGCGGACCAGCTGAGCCATCGTCCATGGATCAGCATATTTGGGGCTGACGAGTACACGAATCAGAGCCTTTTCATCACAACCCATTCCCTTCATGGCCTTGCGAAGAGCCTCCACGTCTGCTGCGGTGTCTATAGGCTTAACCCATGCTTTCTGGGCTGTGTCATAACCTGGCGATGCTGGCGTTGGAGGGACGTTGACTGATGGTCCACCATACTGCTGCTGTCCAGGCTGTTGGTGCCACTGCTGGCCGGGGTAAGgtggttgctgctgctgttgttggccaGGGTATGGCGGTTGGCCCTGCTGAGGGCCCCCATATTGCTGGGGCGGATACTGTCCCTGTCCATAAGGAGCCGGAGGAGGCTGTTGCCCATAAGGAGCTTGCTGTCCTGGGGGTTGCTGGCCGTAAGGGGGCTGTTGTGGATAACCTTGTGAATGCTGCTGGTATTGGCCTTGCTGACCCGGAGGAGGGTATTGTTGGCCTGCAGGAAGATAAGGCTGGTTTGGCTGTCCTCCAGGTTGGCCTTGCTGCTGGTAGCCGTAAGGCGGTTGCTGGCCTGAAGGTGGCTGGTAGTAGCCCTGgccaggctgctgctgtccCGGATAACCCGGCTGAGGGGGGGCGCCGCCCTGGGAACCTTGCCAGTAAGGAGGTTGCTGCGACATCTAGGTAAGGGAGTGAATAGACTGTTTAAGCTTCAATTAATCGATGTTTgagagttgatgctgatgcgCCCAAAGTCTTGGACCTGTTCAGCCCTATTAAACTAAACCTGACAGGCGGGGGATCGCAACGTGGAGGCCTCTTCCTGGTTACCTCCCACTATCATCTTAGCGGTTGTGCTACCGCAATCCGGTGTTGAATGCCTCATTGGCGTCTTGCAAGTGGCTGTGCCGCCATTAGGCTGATTGCTATCAAGACTAAGGATGACCCGACCCTCGTTGATCTATCCGATAAAGAGAAGGTGCGGGGCAAACAAGGCAGAACGGGCTGTTTGTTGCTTACAGGTAGGATGGGAAAAGGAACGATCCTCGCATGCGAGTTCAATCAATTGATTGTATCGGTAGGTCAGTAGGTCAGTACGGTAGGTTGGccaggggaggaaagaaaactcaagaccttaaccctaagtgataaaaatatttaggtaagtttagtctaagcttagggggctctttactaagtttattttaacaccttatatcaaggtttggtgttttcttgcccccccCGAGGAAATGGGAGCTTGCGATTAATCTTGGTAATTTAGAGCCCCGCCACAGGGCACTTGAGCGAAGCATCACCTGATTGTTAGCGAAAACATTAGCGCCTGCACCTAACATTATTCGCTAAAACAGCTTCGAGGCTTGGCTTGCCCTCCAATAGAAGTGGAATAGCAGAAAGCGATTAGAGAACACAGAtatcttgatgaacttttgAGCGTAGTATAAATCAGATTTTATAGTccagcaaaggcaaagaagccagagCTGGAATGGAACAGGTTGAATGACGTCCAGGTCATAACCAGCTTCGAGTCTCAGGCTCTCAGCAGAGGCATGCTCTTTCGTCCAAGTATATGGAATAAGGTACTATCGGAAGATTACGATAGAGCACAGAGAATAATAGAAGAAGACTTACTATCAAGTTCATCGGCATATCGAGCACAGCCAATGAGATTTTCTGTGCTGTTCTCAAAGCTCATAGCGTTACAGGGATGGGGAATGACCTATGTGCACATGAATAGGCACCATCACGTTCTCTTTCCGTGCACACATGTTAGCCGTTTCGACTTGCTCATATAATGCTTACAATGATGTTAAAACTATCGCATAGCGCTTGTCTATCCCAACCTTTGGCAGTCTACAGAACCAGGCCCAGGGAGTTCATTATCTGGCAACTGAATCGCAACACTTGATCGCGAGTAGATTGGTATCGTTGGTTCAGTCTACTCAAGATTATTTTACCTTTCGTAGAGACAGAGTTGATGCAATAGCTGGGATTACAGCATATTACCAGCAAATGACCGCTCTTACATCATTACTTGGCGTATGGAAAGACACATATCATAACTGATCTTCTTTGAAAGCGCCACCGGTTTAACAAATCAGCCCGGCTTATTGTTGACCCATTAAGGTCACGTCTGTCCTGTAGTGCACGCATGAGTTGGGATTGTCTTCGGGTACCTTCACCGGAGTGCTCGTATTCTACTAATTATCAAATCACTGTATTGGCCTACGACGCCACTTGCAATAGCCTATCTTATATCAGAAAGATCCAGTCTTCGATAGTACTCCTGAAAGGATATTCAAGAAACTATGTCTGCGATCTGGTCCTGGAAGCTGGTATAATTTCCCAATTGTTGAACTAGAGGACCAAAGGTTGGATCTCTGATGGCGATAACTCGGTATTGGGAGGGACAATTCAGTGATGACCGGGGAGAGTTCACGAGCTATATGCGCTTACACATTTGATCAGCGGAGTGATGTAAGGGGGGTCACAAGAAAAAGTATATCtgaccttgaagctgttggagTATGACATGGAGGGTTGGGATGATATCAAAGACAGCCTACCAACATATCATCGCATTGGCATTGTTGCAGACTAGGGCAAATATGGCCAGGCTGGTAGGGCTGGAGAGGACATATTCATCCTCCATTTAGATATTCTAGACCACTGAAATGCGACTTTTACTGCCGATTGCCACCTTTTGTCAAGATCCTGCCAGTGGATGTCACACCAGCCAGAATGTGATAAGCTTACCGAGCCACGCACTTGTGCCTGTCGTGGCTGCATTAGCCAGCTACAGTAAGGTTAAATAGCCAAGGCCATTGCCGACCTGACCGCTCAACCTCGGGACCCTCTCGAAGTCAAAAAACAGCATTCAAAATAGATTTCGAAGCTGAGTAATCGATCtccatcaatcacatcactCCCCGAGTATGGCTCCGTTGACCCGTTGGCCTCACCCAATTCCAATTCGCAAGGTGGGGAGCTACCTCTCACCCCCGCTCCGCTCGGTACCGTTCTATAAATGCTAGCTACCCCTCGATTTTAGCTGCCGAGGCCGTTTCACCGAAACAATTATCACCAGAAACTTCACTCAAATCCCTTTTTTGTATATCAAAATGGCTCAAGTCCTCGTCGTCTACCCCTCCGGTCCTTCTTTTGACCTGGATTATTATCTCACAAAGCACATGCCTCTCGTCGCATCGTAAGTGGGACCCAGATCTGACATGCCACCAGAATTCGATGCAATTACTAATGCCGCTGCAGCAAATGGGGTTCCTACGGTCTCAAGAACTACAAGATCATTACCTTCCAGGAGGGTGCGCCCTTCCAGATCCAGGCTACTCTTGAGTGGGAGAGCCTCGAAGTgtttgagaaggctgctgctaGCGaggctgccgctgctgtGTTTGGCGATATCAAGAACTTCTATGATGGAAACCCTGTGCTGCTGAAGGGACCCGTCGTTGCCAGCGAGACTGTTGCGTCATCGTAAGAGTCTAATGAATATACTATTATGCAGACCCTTCCATCTGACGATTTGCCAGCGAATCTAAATTGTAGAGTCCgttctgattctgattgGGATGCATGGTAAATCTGACGGACATGAAACTCCGCAGCCTCCGAGTATCGAGGAAACGTGTACATATCGGTAATCTAATGCGATTCCGTGAGATATTCCGTGGAACCTGGGTATCTTGTCGGAATTGAGCAGTTATTGGATCAACATTTGTCCAATGTCGGTCGATTTGTGAcacctcatcttctgtcgTATGCCGTATTGCGGGCCCGGTTCCGCATGTACTCATCGATTATCCCGCTCCGACTCCAATGCTCTTCTCAGGCATGATTGATCAGGTGATCTAGCGAAGTTTCAACCTCGAGAATCTTCACTCTCAGTAATGTGGGAGCCATAGTGATACGATATTCTGAATAAGATACGTGCGGCCCGATAAGCCCATGCAGCCGGGTTTCCCGGAATTTCGGTCTCGGCTGATTCACATCCCGAACGTTCTCCTCAAAGATGTGCTGATTTAAATCATGAAGACAACATATGACATTTTTTGAATATTGTAGAACCGAGAGAACATCAATCTACCTCCTGCGCAGGAAAGTCTCTTGGGCTTCATGGATCGAGAGTTTCGTTGATTTCACTTAGCAGATGAGTCAAGAAGTACTCTGATTGCAAAAAGGGAAGAACCATGCATCCTAACAACTCACGCAAGAAGATATCTTGCTTCAATTTTCCATTTGCCTCAGACATTCGATGCTGAGATAAAGGCAGAATGGCTaaacaccatggccatgatgtgatgtcaagatccagaaggGTCCTTATCGCCCGCTATCAACGCTAATCGGGCCGTCGATAACGACTTTCTAAACTATTTCTGGTTAAGCTCGACCATGACAACAGTGCAATTGCGTCAATTTTCAGTGACGCAACCTCAAATTCGAGATCGACATTTTCAACTTGACATTTTCAACATCACATCTTCAAAATGTCTTCAAAAGCACTCGAGGTCGAGCTTGCGCCATTCCTTAAATCAGCGCTACCCCAAGAAAACAGAGCATCATTGCGCGACTCGGTCATTCCTCAGCTTTTAAGCGCCATCGCAGATATTGGCAAAGGATTGAGAGGATCATATGATGTCTCCATCGTCGGCACAGAGAATGCTTTTGGTGACGAGCAGCTGAAcgttgatgttcttgccGAGAACATTATTCGCGACAGTATTGCAAAATCATCGGCTATCAAAACTGCTAGCAGCGAAGAGGACCCTGTCGAGAAGCCAGCGCGCGCAGGAGAGACAACGCAAGTTGATACCAGTGTTGAGCAATATACTGTCGCTTTTGATCCTCTTGATGGAAGCTCTATCATCGGGCCTAATTGGTCCGTGGGTACCATTATTGGTGTCTGGGACGGGGTGACAGCAGTTGGCCAACCTACAGAGAAACAAATTGCTTCTGTTCTTGGAGTATTCGGTCCACGGACCCTCGCCATCGTCGCCCTTCGAGTTCCAGGATCTAAGCCCGTTTGCTTCGAAGTCAGCCTCAACGACACCCAAAAGTTCGTTGTCGCTCGTCCTGAGCTTCGACTCGCCGAGCCTCCCTTCAAAACACGCTACTTCGCTCCCGCTAACCTACGAGCCGCTGCCGACAATGAGAAGTACATGAATCTCGTGGCAAATTTCATCACCGACAAGTATACGCTACGATACTCTGGCGGTCTTATTCCTGATATCTATCACGCTTTAGTCAAGGGTCATGGCGTGTACATCTCGCCAGTGACTTCTGCCAGCAAGGCTAAGCTACGAAGACTTTACGAGCTGCTCCCAGTAGCGCTCGTTGTTGAGTGCGCGAGTGGACAGGCTATCGACCCTGAGACGGGTACCAGAGTGTTTGATACTATATTGAAGGGATGTGATGATAGAGCTGGACTGGTTTGCGGAACTtcggaggaggttgagaaggtgAAAAAGGCACTGTTGGGATAGCTTACAGATAGAAAGCATAAAAAAGTTCGGTCCACTTTTGAACATCGGTATGAAATCAGTAGACAGCATTCATCAATTTCCTGAACTTCCTATTTGAAACATTTAAGCTGCTCCATTCGAGGCCTTTGCAATATCCGGAAAGTTTGGGCTCGTAACCTTGACGCCATCTCCCTGCGCCAAAGGCTGCCAAACAGCGTAGTAGATGCTCGTTCTATCCAGTAGCGTTTCTACCTCTAGCGCATCAGGTAAGACATCCGCAACAGATCCTTCGCGCGCAATatcctcgacctcttcaagCATTGCCTCGTGGTCGCCATCTTCTGGCTTAGGGAACGACATGTGAACACCAATCATTTTATCCTCTGGCCGGTGCAAGAGCCAAAATGAgcctgctcctcttctctcggCTGCATCTTTGAGGACAGGATACAGCtgcttcaagatggcttcaacaccaacatggTGGTAAGTCCAGCGCTGGAAACGCCCGATGCCATGCTCTTCAACTGGAGTGAAGTTGTGCGCCCCAATGACGTTCCAAACAAAAGAGTCGACATGTTTGAACAAAGGCTGTTTCCAATAGGTCGTCTTTGGCTCTCCCACTTCGAAGTCGTTTGTGGTCCAATCCTCGAAGCCTTTTGCATTTTCGAGCGTGTCGAAGAGATAGCAGCCTCCAGTCAGCATATCACCGTTGACAGGATGATACTTCGTAGGGAGGTACTTGATGTACATGCCTGGGCGCTTTCCCATCACTTGAGCGCCGCCATATTGACCCTGCCATATGTCTTCAAGTCCGACACGGGGAGCAATCTTGATTTCGGCAGTGAAGGCCCCTTCCGCGTCGATCTTGCCGACGCCGTAACTGAGGCTTTGGTTATTGGCTATGAATGGGTATGTCAGACGTGACATCAGATGAGGGGTATCTCAACTCACCCATTTCGTATGAAAGTTGTTTGTATCTTGAAGTATATCCACTCTTGACTCACGATGAACTTTCGAGAAAAGGACGTCCTGGAACCGTGCTTCTTATACTTCTTTCTAGTTTTGGCACTATTCCCAAGTGCTTAGTAGAACAGATGAAGTTGGGTAATGATGACGCTACAGGCTCACGAGGCAGAAGCCAATCACGGTCTGGACCCGTCGGTTCTTACTAAGACTGTACGCCTCACGCCTCAAAGTATTGGTATCCGTCTGAACACGGAGGGTGCAGTCCAGAATCTAAAGTAAGCTACGATAATCGTAACGTCAATTACGAGCGCCATATGGTCTCCTATATCCTTCGGGccttgccatcaacatcatatACGCGACTTGTATTCGAGTTTCCTGTTGTTTGCATTTGCCATGAGTGATATCCCTAAGTAGAGTGCCCTTTCTACTAAGCAGTATTCTCAGGCTCCAGACGCGACTCTCAAACCTATCTATTTTCATACTATCAAGTCCTTGATCGCTCTTGATTTGACCATTCAATGAGGAACTATAAGTTCGGGCTGTGAGCTTCAAGGAATCACTGGACGACGGGTTCACGGACGGAGAAACATGCAAAGAAGGACCGCAAAAGCGTCGTATAGAGACTGGATAGCATGCGCGTGATAATAGTAGCGAGTAGGCTTGACGAAAGCGGCATGAATGCTCACAAGACTAACAAGGGGCTGGGCTACCCGTAACAAGTTGATATCCCCTACTAGCTTGCTCCGAGGAGTATTGACTAGGATTGCACTATGCTTTCAGTAAACTGTCGGTCAAGGTAGCTTTACGAATATACGAGTATAGAGAGTCGAGCGATTGGGCAGAGGACAATCCTGAACATATGATCACCCCGTTTCGGCCTATTTCGCCCCGAATCATCAGTTTACtgacttcatcaaggagcaaATGTGCAACATTGGATCCCCCAATTTCCAAGATGCCCCCAAATACTTCCTTTGGACCATCCATGAGATGATGTCCACCAGTGAAACAGCGATCTTCTGAAAGGGGTAATATCGTTTCATTGGTGGAAATacccctcatcctcaacctcgtcgTCCCCTTCGGAGTGGACCAATCCGTACGCCCCATCTAGGAAATTGCGTATAGTGCACTTCTTATACATAAAATAATAGACAATTCCATCGATAATGAAGAATTGTCACAGCATTTTGATCATTGGATCTCGCAAATATGGTTGTTATTAAGCTTACCCCCACAATTGTCCTAGCCTTCCTGGCTGGTGCCAACGCTAAGGATATCTTTGTGTCTCCTACTGGTACTGGCTCTGGTACGCTTGCTGCACCATATGGATCGATCCAATCTGCCATTGATActgccaaggctggcgaCTTCATTTACTTGAGGAAGGGTACCTATGCTCCCTCAAAGAACATTCAGGTCAAGACCAGTGGTGCAAAGGGAAGCCCCATTACTGTGAAGCCTTATCAGAATGAGAAGGTGATCATTGATGGAGAGAATATGCCAGGATGAgtgacagcttcagcatATGTTATGGCGAGACTAACATGATATAGTACACCAAAGGCTGTTGGCGAGTCACTCCCCAATGCTGAGCGTGGTGTCTTCCATATCCAGAATGCTGAGTGGTGGTCCTTCTATAATCTCGAGTAAGTTCAACTCTAGCCTCGAACACTCTTAAATTCATATTTCACAGAATCATAAACGGCCCATACGGCATATACGCCAGAGACGCATCCAACAATTACTACGAAGGTCTCTCAACCCATGACAACTACGAGACAGGCTTCCAGCTCGAGGGCGCttcctccaacaaccaagTCATAAACCTCGACTCCTACCGTAACCGTGACCCTCGCAAGAATGGTGAGAGTGCTGACGGCTTCGCTTGTAAGGAGGGTTCGGGTGAGGGCAACGTCCTCCGCAATGCCCGGCTTTGGGAAAACGTCGACGATGGTCTGGACCTGTACATGTTTGGCTCTCCTGTCACGCTCGACGAAGTATACGCATGGGGTAACGGTTTCAATCGCTGGGGTTTCACGCCCTTCGAGGGTGATGGCAACGGCTTCAAGCtcggcatcaccaacaacccTCCTGCAAACCACATCGTCAAGAACTGCATCGCCTTCCAGAACGCCAAGAAGGGTTTCATCGATAACGGAAACCCCGGCTCTCTAACCTTTGACCGGAACACTGCTTGGAAGAACGGTGACAACGGTTTTAACCTACGCAGCTCTTCGTCCAAGGTTACCAAGAACGTTGCTGCCAGCAACACTGGTGATCAGGTTAGCTTGAACAGCAAGGTTTCTGCGTCTGGAAACTCGTGGGATAGCAAGGACACCTGGAATGATGCTTCTTTCAAGAGCACTGATGCATCCACGCTCAAGGGTGCTCGTGGAACTGATGGACGTGTAAAGACCAGTGATTTCTTGATTCCTGCTTCTGGAGCTGCTATTGGTGCTACCACCAAGGCGAAGGTCTGAGGAGTGACATTGAAAGTTTGTACATGATTCTTGGCATACATATATTCAGTGACACTTCTTCGTGTCGCCTTTCCTTGACTCTGCCCGTTAAGAAAACAAACGTGAGACCTCAAGTTTTAGTTGATCACGCCTTGGTTAGAATGGTATCAAGGGAGGAACCATGCAGCAAAGACAAATACAGTTTACAATTTTGACCTCCCATACTTATGCCATCTATCATCTGCAGTTACCTCCTTCATGTAATCTTCATTAAGTTCATCCTGTTTTCGTATTCATGCCCCCGATGATACCGTTGTCATGCATTTCTTTGGTCGTATTCTACAATGTTCCGTCCATAATATCCTTTCACGTCACGATTCAGTGCAGGAGTGAATCAATTACGGCCCCTGCGGTAATTACATGTCAGCGATATGCGCGTTATACCTGGTAGAATTACTCACagaatctcatcaaagtAAGGATGGTTCAGGGCTGCCTTGGCAGAAATGCGAGTTACAGGATCGCAGATCAGCATATAGTCAAGTAGCTCTAGACCAGCCTCATCCAGATTCGGGCAAAGAGGAGTAGAGAAATCCCGCTGCCACTTGGGGAAAGATGGCTTGAAATCTGGGTAAGTGGTGACACCAGGCCAGGCGTCTTCGTCAGGTGTTCCGAGGGTTCTGCCAAGATTAGTACTCGTCCTCGAGGATCTATGCCGGGGCTGACTCACcggaagatcttgaagatctcgtcAATTTCTGAATCACCAGGGAAAAGGGGTTTTCGGGAGCACATCTCAGCGAAGATGGTACCGACAGACCACATATCAACGCCAGTCGAATACTGCCGTCCACCAAGCAAGACCTCGGGCGCGCGATACCACAACGTGACAACCTCATGGGTATAACTTCTCAAAGGAACACCAAATGCTCTCGCCAAACCAAAATCAGCCAGTTTGAGATTTCCATCCTTATCGATGAGCAAGTTCTGCGGCTTCAAGTCGCGATGCAATATGCGACGCGAGTGACAATATTTGATGCCCTGGACCAGATCCAGCATAAACTTCTGCACCACCTTCCCATCCATTCCCAGGTTTCGCACGGTAGTGGCAGTTCCAGTGGGCAGAGGCTTTCCACGACCGCCGTCAGTGACGGGGAGCGAGTCCATGTACTTTTTaagatcaaggtcgaggaaTTCCATGACGAGGTAGAGCTTGTGGCCGTCGGCGTG comes from the Fusarium verticillioides 7600 chromosome 11, whole genome shotgun sequence genome and includes:
- a CDS encoding fructose-1,6-bisphosphatase; the encoded protein is MSSKALEVELAPFLKSALPQENRASLRDSVIPQLLSAIADIGKGLRGSYDVSIVGTENAFGDEQLNVDVLAENIIRDSIAKSSAIKTASSEEDPVEKPARAGETTQVDTSVEQYTVAFDPLDGSSIIGPNWSVGTIIGVWDGVTAVGQPTEKQIASVLGVFGPRTLAIVALRVPGSKPVCFEVSLNDTQKFVVARPELRLAEPPFKTRYFAPANLRAAADNEKYMNLVANFITDKYTLRYSGGLIPDIYHALVKGHGVYISPVTSASKAKLRRLYELLPVALVVECASGQAIDPETGTRVFDTILKGCDDRAGLVCGTSEEVEKVKKALLG
- a CDS encoding CMGC/CDK/CDC2 protein kinase produces the protein MDNYQRIEKVGEGTYGVVYKARDLSHNGRIVALKKIRLETEDEGVPSTAIREISVLRELNHPNVVSLLNIVHADGHKLYLVMEFLDLDLKKYMDSLPVTDGGRGKPLPTGTATTVRNLGMDGKVVQKFMLDLVQGIKYCHSRRILHRDLKPQNLLIDKDGNLKLADFGLARAFGVPLRSYTHEVVTLWYRAPEVLLGGRQYSTGVDMWSVGTIFAEMCSRKPLFPGDSEIDEIFKIFRTLGTPDEDAWPGVTTYPDFKPSFPKWQRDFSTPLCPNLDEAGLELLDYMLICDPVTRISAKAALNHPYFDEILGRN